A single window of Microplitis demolitor isolate Queensland-Clemson2020A chromosome 7, iyMicDemo2.1a, whole genome shotgun sequence DNA harbors:
- the LOC103574547 gene encoding synaptogyrin gives MDGGGAYGGGKAGAPFDPIAFVQRPQVIIKAVCLLFSIIVFGCISSKGYREDSTGKEYCLYNKDANACQYGVGIGVIAFLACIGFLAGEYLFEQMSSVKTRKHYVLGDLGFSGAWAFLNFVGFCYLTNAWNKSEAPADGYGVNNVQGAIAFSFFSIFSWAGSAWFAFQRFKQGTDAAFAPSYEADPVGGAGYTSYPDATDAAYQEPGYPQQQQQQQQQRGMGEFQAPAY, from the exons atggacggtggtgGAGCGTACGGTGGTGGAAAAGCTGGTGCACCCTTCGACCCAATTGCATTTGTACAGAGGCCTCAGGTTATCATAAAAGCAGTATGTCTG CTTTTCTCGATAATCGTCTTTGGGTGTATCAGCAGCAAAGGGTACAGAGAAGATTCGACTGGAAAAGAATACTGCCTTTATAATAAAGATGCAAATGCTTGTCAGTACGGAGTTGGTATCGGTGTAATCGCATTTTTGGCATGTATTGGTTTCCTTGCTGGTGAATATTTGTTTGAACAAATGTCTTCTGTCAAAACTAGAAAACATTACGTACTTGGAGATCTTGG attttccGGAGCCTgggcatttttaaatttcgttgGTTTCTGCTACCTGACGAACGCCTGGAATAAATCAGAAGCGCCAGCAGACGGCTACGGAGTTAATAATGTACAAGGAGCCAttgcattttcatttttctcaatattttcatgG GCAGGAAGTGCTTGGTTTGCATTCCAACGATTCAAACAGGGAACAGACGCGGCATTTGCTCCGAGCTACGAAGCGGATCCTGTCGGGGGCGCCGGGTACACGAGTTATCCCGACGCGACGGACGCGGCTTACCAGGAGCCTGGGTACcctcagcagcagcagcaacaacagcagcagcgaGGTATGGGCGAGTTCCAAGCACCTGCTTATTAA